One segment of Lutra lutra chromosome 12, mLutLut1.2, whole genome shotgun sequence DNA contains the following:
- the LOC125082256 gene encoding LOW QUALITY PROTEIN: junction plakoglobin-like (The sequence of the model RefSeq protein was modified relative to this genomic sequence to represent the inferred CDS: substituted 1 base at 1 genomic stop codon) encodes MEVMNLIEQPIKVTEWQQTYTYDSGIHSGVNTCVPSVSSKGIMEEDEACGRQYTLKKTTTYTPVPQSQGDLEYQMSTTARAKRVREAMCPGVTGEDSSLLLATQVEGQSTNLQRLAEPSQLLKSAIVHLINYQDDAELATRALPELTKLLNDEDPVVVTKAAMIVNQLSKKEASRRALMGSPQLVAAVVRTMQNTSDLDTARCTTSILHNLSHHREGLLAIFKSGGIPALVRMLSSPVESVLFYAITTLHNLLLYQEGAKMAVRLADGLQKMVPLLNKNNPKFLAITTDCLQLLAYGNQESKLIILANGGPQALVQIMRNYSYEKLLWTTSRVLKVLSVCPSNKPAIVEAGGMQALGKHLTSNSPRLVQNCLWTLRNLSDVATKQEGLESVLKILVNQLSVDDVNVLTCATGTLSNLTCNNSKNKTLVTQNSGVEALIHAILRAGDKDDITEPAVCALRHLTSRHPEAEMAQNSVRLNYGIPAIVKLLNQPNQWPLVKATIGLIRNLALCPANHAPLQEAAVIPRLVQLLVKAHQDAQRHVAAGTQQPYTDGVRMEEIVEGCTGALHILAWDPMNRMEIFXLNTIPLFVQLLYSSVENIQRVAAGVLCELAQDKEAADAIDAEGASAPLMELLHSRNEGTATYAAAVLFRISEDKNPDYRKRVSVELTNSLFKHDPAAWEAAQSMIPINEPYAEDMDATYRPMYSSDVPLDPLDMHMEIDPDYPIDTYSDGLRPPYPAGDHVLA; translated from the coding sequence ATGGAAGTGATGAACCTGATCGAACAACCCATCAAGGTGACTGAGTGGCAGCAAACATACACCTATGACTCTGGCATCCACTCAGGTGTCAACACCTGTGTGCCCTCGGTCAGTAGCAAGGGCATCATGGAAGAGGATGAGGCTTGCGGGCGCCAGTACACGCTCAAGAAGACCACCACCTATACCCCGGTGCCCCAGAGCCAAGGTGATCTGGAGTACCAGATGTCCACGACGGCCAGAGCTAAGCGAGTGCGGGAAGCCATGTGTCCTGGGGTGACGGGGGAAGACAGCTCGCTGCTGCTGGCCACCCAGGTGGAGGGCCAGAGCACCAACCTGCAGCGGCTGGCCGAGCCGTCCCAGCTGCTCAAGTCAGCCATTGTACATCTCATCAACTACCAGGACGACGCCGAGCTGGCCACCCGGGCCCTGCCTGAACTCACCAAACTGCTCAACGATGAGGACCCGGTGGTAGTGACCAAGGCAGCCATGATTGTGAACCAGCTATCCAAGAAAGAGGCGTCACGGCGGGCGCTGATGGGCTCGCCCCAGCTGGTGGCAGCCGTGGTACGCACCATGCAGAACACCAGTGACCTGGACACGGCCCGCTGCACCACCAGCATCCTGCACAACCTCTCCCACCACCGTGAGGGGCTGCTTGCCATCTTCAAGTCAGGTGGCATCCCTGCCCTGGTCCGCATGCTCAGCTCCCCCGTGGAGTCGGTCCTGTTCTACGCCATCACCACGCTGCACAACCTGCTGCTATACCAGGAGGGCGCCAAGATGGCGGTGCGCCTGGCCGACGGGCTGCAGAAGATGGTGCCCCTGCTCAATAAGAACAACCCCAAGTTCCTGGCCATCACTACGGACTGCCTGCAGCTGCTGGCTTATGGCAACCAGGAGAGCAAGCTCATTATCCTGGCCAATGGAGGACCCCAGGCCCTCGTGCAGATCATGCGTAACTACAGTTATGAGAAGCTGCTCTGGACCACCAGCCGTGTGCTCAAGGTGCTGTCCGTGTGTCCCAGCAATAAGCCTGCCATTGTGGAGGCTGGTGGGATGCAGGCCTTGGGCAAACACCTGACAAGCAACAGCCCCCGCCTTGTGCAGAACTGCCTCTGGACCCTGCGCAACCTCTCGGATGTGGCCACCAAACAGGAGGGCCTGGAGAGCGTGCTGAAGATTCTCGTGAACCAGCTGAGTGTGGACGACGTCAACGTCCTCACCTGCGCCACGGGCACTCTGTCCAACCTGACATGCAACAACAGCAAGAACAAGACGCTGGTGACCCAGAACAGCGGTGTGGAGGCTCTCATCCATGCCATCCTGCGTGCCGGCGACAAGGACGACATCACGGAGCCTGCCGTCTGCGCCCTGCGCCACCTCACCAGCCGCCACCCCGAGGCTGAGATGGCCCAGAACTCCGTGCGCCTCAACTACGGCATCCCGGCCATCGTCAAGCTGCTCAACCAGCCCAACCAGTGGCCGCTGGTGAAGGCGACCATTGGCCTGATCAGGAATCTGGCCCTGTGCCCAGCAAACCACGCCCCGCTGCAGGAGGCAGCGGTTATCCCCCGCCTTGTCCAGCTGCTGGTCAAGGCTCACCAGGATGCCCAGCGCCATGTGGCTGCAGGCACACAGCAGCCCTACACGGACGGTGTGAGGATGGAGGAGATCGTGGAGGGCTGCACAGGAGCCCTGCACATCCTCGCCTGGGATCCCATGAACCGCATGGAGATCTTCTGACTCAACACCATCCCCCTGTTTGTACAGCTCCTGTACTCATCAGTGGAGAACATCCAGCGTGTGGCCGCTGGGGTCCTGTGTGAACTAGCCCAGGACAAGGAAGCAGCTGATGCCATTGATGCTGAGGGGGCCTCGGCTCCACTCATGGAGCTCCTGCACTCCCGCAACGAGGGCACCGCCACCTACGCTGCTGCTGTCCTGTTCCGCATCTCCGAGGACAAGAACCCAGATTACCGTAAGCGTGTGTCTGTAGAGCTCACCAACTCCCTCTTCAAGCATGACCCAGCTGCCTGGGAGGCTGCCCAGAGCATGATCCCCATCAATGAACCCTACGCAGAGGACATGGATGCCACCTACCGCCCCATGTACTCAAGCGACGTGCCCCTGGACCCCCTGGATATGCACATGGAGATAGACCCGGACTATCCCATCGACACCTACAGCGACGGCCTGAGGCCCCCCTACCCCGCGGGGGACCACGTGCTGGCCTAG